Within the Penaeus monodon isolate SGIC_2016 unplaced genomic scaffold, NSTDA_Pmon_1 PmonScaffold_18571, whole genome shotgun sequence genome, the region gaaaaatgagaatggAAATATAAGAACAGAACAAGGAAACATCAAGAGATGGGAACAGTATTTCTCTAAAATACTGAACGAGGAAAATGAACGGCTGATCAGAGGTGATGGAGACGCTAACCAAGGTGCAGTCTTGAAAATATCAAGGATAGAGGTGCAACAGGCGCTGAAGATGAAAAACGGGAAGGTCACGGGACCAGACGGCATTCCCATAGAAGCCTGGAAagcgatgggagaggaaggaattgacATGTTATGGATGCTGATGGGGAAAGTGATGGGTGAGGAGAATATGCCTACAGTATGGAAAGAAAGTATATTAATACCAAttttcaaagagaaaggagatgtcCAAAATTGTGAAAATTATAGAGGTATAAAACTAATGTCACATACTTTGAAACTATTAGAAAGAATAATAGATGGCCGAATAAGACAGGAAGCGTTTATTGGAAGACAACAACTGGGCTTCATGAAAGGAGTATGAACGGTGGACGGGATATTCTGCCTTAGACAAACAATGGAAAAGTATCGAGAAAAGCAAAAAGTGTTACACATGTTGTTTATAGACCTAGAGAAAGCTTATGATAGAATACCGAAACAGGAAGTGTGGAGATGTATGCGCAAACGAGGAGTGACGGAGAAATACTTGAGAATGATTCAAGAGACTTATAAGAATGTTACCACCAAGCTCCGATGCACATTAAGGAATGACAGATGGGGTTGAGGTTAAGGTTGGTTTGCACCAAGGATCGGCCCTCAGCCCAAAACTGTTCAATGTGATTATGGATGTGATGACAGAGGAAGTGCGTGAAGAGCCACCATTGTGCATACTGTATGCCGATGACATCGTGTTGGTGGCGGAGACGAAGCAGGAGCtacagaggaagatggaaggatggaGAACTGCATTGGAGAGTAGAGGGGCTGAAGATAAGCATGAAAAAGACGGAGTATTTCACAACGGACACAGAAGGAGATCAACAGTCAACGATACAAATAGATGGATTGAACCTGAAGAGAGTGGACCACTTTAAGTATTTGGGAGTCGATGGTTAGAAGATGGCAGCATGGGAAGAGAGATTAAAACCGAATTCAATGTGGTTGGGAATAATTGGAAGAAAAGTTTGGGAGTGAAAAAATCTGCGTGTAAAGTTGAAGGGAAAGGTACATAAGTCTATGGTCAGACCATCTATGACCTATGGTTTAGAAAGTGCACCACTGAGAAAAGTCGAGGAAAGAAATTGTATGTTGCTGAAATGAAATGCTCATTGAATGGTGGGGGTAAAAGATGGACTGCATACGGAAATAACTATATAAGAGGATCACTTAAGGTAACATAATATCAAAGAATGTTCAGAAATCAAGACTACAGAGGGTATGGGGGGACACCTGCTAATAAGAAACGAAGATCATGTGGGCAGACAGGCAGTggagatggaaatagagggaaaCGACCAGAGAAGGCTAAGACCAGATGGAAAGGATGTTGGTTCAAAAGATATGAGGGAGAAACATCCTAGAACGAGGCAAGGCATTGGAAAAAACCTCTTTGGCGAAGTCTCATTAGAAATAGCGACCCCGGATAGGGGACAAAGCTAAGACAtagaaaaagattatatattatatatatatatctatatatatatataatatataatatttatatatatatatatatatgtgtggtgtgtgtgtgtgttgtgatgtgtggttgttgtgtgtgtgtgtgtgtgtgtgttgtgtgtgtgtgtgtgtgtgggtgtgtgtgtgtgtgttgtgtgtgtgtggtgtgtgtgtgtgtgtgtgttgtataattatatatatatatatatattatatatatatatacttataatattatatatatatcagaaaaggATGTAAAGCtagtaaaatataatgtatgaGGAAACAGAACACAATTAAGGACTTGTGGTAGGTGGGACAGGAAAGTTCAGTTAAGGTTGGGCTCAGCAGCTTCGGCTTTGAgcccatacatatatgttttgataATGGATATACTCAAATGCGGAAATATAGCCCAAACCAACtccattatatatgttatttgcaTACGATATATTCCTGATAGACACCACCAGGGATGGAGTTTAGCAGAGACAggtggagagacggagaagaagaatggGGACAGGACTTAATATCAATCGAAGGCAAACGGAGTATATGGTTCTAAATGCTGAGGATGCAGGTGGACAAAAATTGAAAGGACTGACAACCTTCAAATACTTAGCTCCCATATGTTCATCCAGAAGGGCACTGGACCAAGAATTAGTCAGAAATACAGTCAAGGCTGGAGATAGTGTGTTGGATTTGAATGGAAAATTATACCAGGTGGTGGTAACACCAGCAATGTGTTGAGGATCAGAAGCGGGGTCCGATTAAAAAGGACCTATGGAGAGGAGACATATGTGGTAGAAATACATATGTGATGGGAATGTTGGAGTTACGAGACTTGTATAGGATTAGTAATCTAGaaatactagaaaaaatataaaggaaaatacgGAGAAAGGTTAGAATACACGGCCATGTGATGACAGAGAGGTAGGATATTGTGCAAACGATTGCTTTACTATGGCggcggaagagaaaaggaaaataagaaagccaagaaaggaggtggagaaacTGCTGCACCGCAGAGttttagagagaaagggaaacttgGCGAAGAATTTTGATCGGCAGGAAAAGAGAGGACATCCCAAAGAGTGACCCCG harbors:
- the LOC119569769 gene encoding uncharacterized protein LOC119569769, which encodes MKNENGNIRTEQGNIKRWEQYFSKILNEENERLIRGDGDANQGAVLKISRIEVQQALKMKNGKVTGPDGIPIEAWKAMGEEGIDMLWMLMGKVMGEENMPTVWKESILIPIFKEKGDVQNCENYRGMTDGVEVKVGLHQGSALSPKLFNVIMDVMTEEVREEPPLCILYADDIVLVAETKQELQRKMEGWRTALESRGAEDKHEKDGVFHNGHRRRSTVNDTNRWIEPEESGPL